In Capsicum annuum cultivar UCD-10X-F1 chromosome 8, UCD10Xv1.1, whole genome shotgun sequence, the genomic window ttagcaaaagtaacataggtaagtctttctctgtgaatatgaaaataacaatacattcaacgaacattggaaatggaaaaaattcgggtttcactttttttatttcaaacaatgaaaaattgaagcaaagcacagtgaaaaatattttcgagtaatataaatttttgagaaatataaattttttgagtcatgtgaatatgagtatTGTTGGGGTGGGAAAAATGGATGGAGTGAGGTCATAAGTCTCATTtgtcattttttgaaaaatgacttcccttgacccatgagggaagtcatttttcatcaaatggaggaaaataagttgttgtgaaaaatattttccaaacatttcattacaaccaaacaaggaaaaattgaaaaacatttttcagaaaacattttccatcataccaaacacacccttaatagCCAAATTCTCtatgagaaaagaaagaagaaaaagaccaGTAGAGAAAAGAGCTGTATTCACATGGGATGCTGTTTTTCAAGCTAATGGTGTCCTCTCCCTTAATTCAACTGATAATTATGAGCTTTGAATCATAAAGTTAATTATAGAGTAGACTGAAGAAAAAaactattcttcttcttcatttttccttctttcttccttccattttcttgtttttatttttttgtttttttaattttttttcttgcatttggaCCTGGAAAATTATGGCTGATGATAAGGTAACTCTTTTACTTTGTGGGTATTTTTTtatgggcaaaattcagaaatagcatacttaaggccctaattataaattttatagaaacagtttcataattacattttgtagcaacttgtattatgtatttttaaaaactgaccTCCCTTAAATAACTAAATTTGGTTGAGATAAATATGGTATCATTaccaattaattaaatttatagattccttttccattaaAACAACTTCAATAACGTTATTTCCGTTTTTGCTTAACAGCACtgaacaaattttaaatttcagtttCATACATTAACGAGTTCATctgggaaaaaaatcaaaatcaaagtcTGCTTTTCGTTTTTATGAGAAATTTCTTCTAATTCAACCGTGTTTTCTAATtcaaccattgttgttgttaaatCAAATTCGACAGTATCTTTTTTGAAATCAACAGCAGTTTCGAAACGAAGCATCAATTTGAttgaattaaatttaattgtagaTTTTTCAGTtcaatttatttgaattcaactaTCAGTTGAAAATTCAACCATTACTGTTATTTAAGGTACGTAATCATTAATATTTTCCGGTTCGTTTTTTGTTTAAGCCATTACTGATGCTCCTATCTAGCTTTTTGTTGTCACCGTTAAATTTTGTGTGAAAAATTTCTAAACGAATTTCGAGTTATAAGCAATGCAGGagtaaattcaacatatataacaaaACCTTCAGAATTTATCTATTTGTTGCCAAATTTCAGTTTATAAGTTATTTCAGGTATTAAAATTTCACTGTTCGACTATTTATTTGATGAtcgtttgttgttattttgatcgGTTTAACAATTGAATAAATTGTGAAGCTTTGTAGAATTtcgattatgaaaataatttaaacaaattttgatttgaattttattcaattattttctaaaatccTAGATCAATGAATAATCGTATTCAACTGTTGAATGTGATAAAATTCTATtgacacatatcaaaatacaaattaggtaTGCTCCCAGATGTATTNNNNNNNNNNNNNNNNNNNNNNNNNNNNNNNNNNNNNNNNNNNNNNNNNNNNNNNNNNNNNNNNNNNNNNNNNNNNNNNNNNNNNNNNNNNNNNNNNNNNNNNNNNNNNNNNNNNNNNNNNNNNNNNNNNNNNNNNNNNNNNNNNNNNNNNNNNNNNNNNNNNNNNNNNNNNNNNNNNNNNNNNNNNNNNNNNNNNNNNNNNNNNNNNNNNNNNNNNNNNNNNNNNNNNNNNNNNNNNNNNNNNNNNNNNNNNNNNNNNNNNNNNNNNNNNNNNNNNNNNNNNNNNNNNNNNNNNNNNNNNNNNNNNNNNNNNNNNNNNNNNNNNNNNNNNNNNNNNNNNNNNNNNNNNNNNNNNNNNNNNNNNNNNNNNNNNNNNNNNNNNNNNNNNNNNNNNNNNNNNNNNNNNNNNNNNNNNNNNNNNNNNNNNNNNNNNNNNNNNNNNNNNNNNNNNNNNNNNNNNNNNNNNNNNNNNNNNNNNNNNNNNNNNNNNNNNNNNNNNNNNNNNNNNNNNNNNNNNNNNNNNNNNNNNNNNNNNNNNNNNNNNNNNNNNNNNNNNNNNNNNNNNNNNNNNNNNNNNNNNNNNNNNNNNNNNNNNNNNNNNNNNNNNNNNNNNNNNNNNNNNNNNNNNNNNNNNNNNNNNNNNNNNNNNNNNNNNNNNNNNNNNNNNNNNNNNNNNNNNNNNNNNNNNNNNNNNNNNNNNNNNNNNNNNNNNNNNNNNNNNNNNNNNNNNNNNNNNNNNNNNNNNNNNNNNNNNNNNNNNNNNNNNNNNNNNNNNNNNNNNNNNNNNNNNNNNNNNNNNNNNNNNNNNNNNNNNNNNNNNNNNNNNNNNNNNNNNNNNNNNNNNNNNNNNNNNNNNNNNNNNNNNNNNNNNNNNNNNNNNNNNNNNNNNNNNNNNNNNNNNNNNNNNNNNNNNNNNNNNNNNNNNNNNNNNNNNNNNNNNNNNNNNNNNNNNNNNNNNNNNNNNNNNNNNNNNNNNNNNNNNNNNNNNNNNNNNNNNNNNNNNNNNNNNNNNNNNNNNNNNNNNNNNNNNNNNNNNNNNNNNNNNNNNNNNNNNNNNNNNNNNNNNNNNNNNNNNNNNNNNNNNNNNNNNNNNNNNNNNNNNNNNNNNNNNNNNNNNNNNNNNNNNNNNNNNNNNNNNNNNNNNNNNNNNNNNNNNNNNNNNNNNNNNNNNNNNNNNNNNNNNNNNNNNNNNNNNNNNNNNNNNNNNNNNNNNNNNNNNNNNNNNNNNNNNNNNNNNNNNNNNNNNNNNNNNNNNNNNNNNNNNNNNNNNNNNNNNNNNNNNNNNNNNNNNNNNNNNNNNNNNNNNNNNNNNNNNNNNNNNNNNNNNNNNNNNNNNNNNNNNNNNNNNNNNNNNNNNNNNNNNNNNNNNNNNNNNNNNNNNNNNNNNNNNNNNNNNNNNNNNNNNNNNNNNNNNNNNNNNNNNNNNNNNNNNNNNNNNNNNNNNNNNNNNNNNNNNNNNNNNNNNNNNNNNNNNNNNNNNNNNNNNNNNNNNNNNNNNNNNNNNNNNNNNNNNNNNNNNNNNNNNNNNNNNNNNNNNNNNNNNNNNNNNNNNNNNNNNNNNNNNNNNNNNNNNNNNNNNNNNNNNNNNNNNNNNNNNNNNNNNNNNNNNNNNNNNNNNNNNNNNNNNNNNNNNNNNNNNNNNNNNNNNNNNNNNNNNNNNNNNNNNNNNNNNNNNNNNNNNNNNNNNNNNNNNNNNNNNNNNNNNNNNNNNNNNNNNNNNNNNNNNNNNNNNNNNNNNNNNNNNNNNNNNNNNNNNNNNNNNNNNNNNNNNNNNNNNNNNNNNNNNNNNNNNNNNNNNNNNNNNNNNNNNNNNNNNNNNNNNNNNNNNNNNNNNNNNNNNNNNNNNNNNNNNNNNNNNNNNNNNNNNNNNNNNNNNNNNNNNNNNNNNNNNNNNNNNNNNNNNNNNNNNNNNNNNNNNNNNNNNNNNNNNNNNNNNNNNNNNNNNNNNNNNNNNNNNNNNNNNNNNNNNNNNNNNNNNNNNNNNNNNNNNNNNNNNNNNNNNNNNNNNNNNNNNNNNNNNNNNNNNNNNNNNNNNNNNNNNNNNNNNNNNNNNNNNNNNNNNNNNNNNNNNNNNNNNNNNNNNNNNNNNNNNNNNNNNNNNNNNNNNNNNNNNNNNNNNNNNNNNNNNNNNNNNNNNNNNNNNNNNNNNNNNNNNNNNNNNNNNNNNNNNNNNNNNNNNNNNNNNNNNNNNNNNNNNNNNNNNNNNNNNNNNNNNNNNNNNNNNNNNNNNNNNNNNNNNNNNNNNNNNNNNNNNNNNNNNNNNNNNNNNNNNNNNNNNNNNNNNNNNNNNNNNNNNNNNNNNNNNNNNNNNNNNNNNNNNNNNNNNNNNNNNNNNNNNNNNNNNNNNNNNNNNNNNNNNNNNNNNNNNNNNNNNNNNNNNNNNNNNNNNNNNNNNNNNNNNNNNNNNNNNNNNNNNNNNNNNNNNNNNNNNNNNNNNNNNNNNNNNNNNNNNNNNNNNNNNNNNNNNNNNNNNNNNNNNNNNNNNNNNNNNNNNNNNNNNNNNNNNNNNNNNNNNNNNNNNNNNNNNNNNNNNNNNNNNNNNNNNNNNNNNNNNNNNNNNNNNNNNNNNNNNNNNNNNNNNNNNNNNNNNNNNNNNNNNNNNNNNNNNNNNNNNNNNNNNNNNNNNNNNNNNNNNNNNNNNNNNNNNNNNNNNNNNNNNNNNNNNNNNNNNNNNNNNNNNNNNNNNNNNNNNNNNNNNNNNNNNNNNNNNNNNNNNNNNNNNNNNNNNNNNNNNNNNNNNNNNNNNNNNNNNNNNNNNNNNNNNNNNNNNNNNNNNNNNNNNNNNNNNNNNNNNNNNNNNNNNNNNNNNNNNNNNNNNNNNNNNNNNNNNNNNNNNNNNNNNNNNNNNNNNNNNNNNNNNNNNNNNNNNNNNNNNNNNNNNNNNNNNNNNNNNNNNNNNNNNNNNNNNNNNNNNNNNNNNNNNNNNNNNNNNNNNNNNNNNNNNNNNNNNNNNNNNNNNNNNNNNNNNNNNNNNNNNNNNNNNNNNNNNNNNNNNNNNNNGTAAGCTTTGAACAGTTGGAGATGGAATGAGGAATAGTCCCAACAAGGTTGGTTAAGCCACCCAGATAAAGCTCTTCAATGTTGGGTAAGATAGAACCTATGTTTGGTGGGAGGCTTCCTGATTACTCTCAGCCCGGATAGGTTGAAGATCTCCATTGGAAGTGAACCACTAAAACTACTAACCAAAAGATCAAGTTCCTCCAACTCAGCAAGATTGCTTATCTCTTTGGGTATTTCACCTGtcaaaacatgaagaaaaaatgaataCGAGTGAGATGAACTATTTAGCTCAATGCTTATCTCTGTGATTCATGCTTTAGTTTGACTTGATAAGAAgactcttgaattttaattggttATGGGAGAAGGTGTCGACAAGAACTCAGAAAATTATGTAATAAACTATATCTTCTCTTTTTCCTATTGTTATTGATAGAAGTCTTAAGAAGGatgtacatattatatatttttttctccattaaagTTCTTAATTTAATTTACTATGAATTTCTGATTGTGCaggtttgtatttttatattgacTCAAATATATAAACTGATACTTCATTAAGAGTTAGCTTACTACCAATGTTATTTCTTAAAACAGattaattttaaacattaaaaGACATATGCTTGTCATATGCTTGAAGATTTATTTATAATTGTTACATTTTATTATTCATTACatgcataaattcatggaattTTAATAGTTCTAATGGATCTATAAAAATTAACTTGAGACACCATTTGAATATGTATGTACCTATAAGCATATTTCTACTAATCTGTAGATGTTGCATCTTGGTTAAGTTGCCAATCTCCCGTGGTAAGAATCCACTAAGATTGTTCTGCGCCAGTGACAAAATTTGCAGCGAGGAGATATTGAATACGGAGATCGGGACAGAGCCAGTAATCTGATTATCCTCCATGGCTAACTCTACCAAATTAACATGATTTCCAATTTCTTGTGGAATTATCTTGAAATGAATGTGTAATAAATTGAAATTCTGAAGTAATAAGAAACTATAGTGCTAGTATTCAAAAGATGAAACGTACCAGTGAAATGGTTAGTTCCGAGATCTAATAGCTGCAAGTTACTCAATCTTCCTAGTTCACTATGTATTGGTCCATCAAACTCATTATCCGATAAAGACAAAATTTGAAGTTGTGAACAATTCGACAAACTTGTAGGCATATGACCGCAAAGCTTGTTTGTCCATAAATAAAGCCCTTTGAGTATTGGGAGACCATTTCATAAACCATTGGGAAGACTTCCTGATAAGCTATTGCCAGTAAATGCAATGACTTCGAtcctagaaatattgaaaattgtgAATGGTATAGAACCCACTAGCTGATTATTCTCTATGCCCAACGAGTTCATGTTGTGAAAATTGCCGATCCCTTCTGGAATGTTTCCTTGAAGTGAATTATAAGATAATTCTAACGTCTCCAACCTTGAGGCATTCGAGAGAGACACAGGGATATGAACTTCTAAGGAATTGAATGCCAAATTCAAAGTCTCAATAGTGGACATATTAGAAAATGAAGGGATGGAACCAGTGAAACTATTATTCCTAAGATTTTGAAGTTGGTGTAAAAACCCAAACCAAGAAGGAATCTCTCCTCTGAAGCTGTTGAAACTTAAATCAAGAAACCTAAGACGACGCAAGCGTGTCATTTCTTGAGGCAAATTTCCATGGAAATTGTTGCTTCCCAAGTCAAGAGAAGCAAGAAATGAGAGGTTTCCAAAGTCTTGTGGAATTCTGCCTGTAAGAGCCATATTAGAAAGATTCAAGGACTTCACTCGCTGGTGACGAGAACCACAAGTGACTCCAATCCAATTGCAAACAGACATAGATGGAGAccaactttcatccaagaagtgAAAGGGGTCGGAAATAATTTGagattttaaagaaagaagaGCTAATTGATCATTATCTGTGTTGGTTTGGGTCATAGCTGAACTAACCACAACATACTGAAGCATCAAGAGAAAAGAGGTgaatattttctccataattgCATAAATTAGTAGGAAAATGGTATTCGAGACTTTATGTAGTGATAATTTTTAAGAATATCTTTTTTTGAATACTTTTCTTTCAAATCCTTTTTTGAATATTGTTCACTAACTTAATTTATTTTCCAGCTTATGTAGGGCCCAAGGACTTGACCATTTGAAACAAACCAAATCAACTAAGTCTTGCAAACCGTGATTTTGTGTTAACATGTTTTACACAAATTCATCGGAAATCAAGTAAAGCTGTCAATAAAAACGTAACACTGAACCTTGAGAAGCAGGGAGTC contains:
- the LOC124886453 gene encoding LRR receptor kinase SERK2-like isoform X2, translating into MPTSLSNCSQLQILSLSDNEFDGPIHSELGRLSNLQLLDLGTNHFTGEIPKEISNLAELEELDLLVSSFSGSLPMEIFNLSGLRVIRKPPTKHRFYLTQH
- the LOC124886453 gene encoding LRR receptor-like serine/threonine-protein kinase RGI3 isoform X1, with product MEDNQITGSVPISVFNISSLQILSLAQNNLSGFLPREIGNLTKMQHLQISRNMLIGEIPKEISNLAELEELDLLVSSFSGSLPMEIFNLSGLRVIRKPPTKHRFYLTQH